A part of Aspergillus oryzae RIB40 DNA, chromosome 7 genomic DNA contains:
- a CDS encoding fungal specific transcription factor domain-containing protein (predicted protein) translates to MISMSVPRKKQEREISLLMHYVDDVFPHQFPIYHSQFVGKREWLLPLLSSTRSVYYATLCLSLLHKEKSSNLDQPGSVSFCQEERLRYYILALRETQQLLQQLSPVCDLEAMRSCVPSLASALHLISYESSCPVYGDWKVHLQAATSLIPILVGGWNSMIKPIKHTSTLWTGLTLSDFHDLHTEGSLSYEDASALRFLTNALAVTGILSFISTGPTSALSDYRYLMDATCDMVQCDQFLGCENWVMSAILDVGLLDRWKREEEGNRRLSFRELANRAKRLEDCLENGIRELSAKTSGSSDAVSSITRIYASSTLTYLHSVVSGLNPDLSEIQESVSRTIELLKELSNWHLLACLTWPLCVTGCMAAPDHEAFFHSLAISAEISPHSLRHTWIVLRILKDVGKVRGSLGEQILPTWEQILCIDGAPILLT, encoded by the exons ATGATCTCAATGAGTGTACCTAGGAAAAAGCAGGAGAGGGAAATCAGCCTTCTGATGCATTATGTGGACGACGTGTTTCCTCATCAATTCCCTATCTATCATAGCCAGTttgtggggaaaagagaatggCTGTTGCCCTTGCTCTCTTCAACGAGATCGGTCTATTACGCTACGCTGTGCCTCAGTCTACTGCACAAGGAGAAAAGCTCCAATCTGGACCAGCCAGGGTCGGTATCTTTCTGTCAAGAGGAGAGACTCCGATATTATATACTGGCGCTGCGAGAGACACAGCAGCTTTTACAGCAGTTGAGCCCAGTATGTGACCTAGAAGCCATGAGATCCTGTGTTCCTTCCCTGGCAAGCGCTCTACATCTGATCAGTTATGAG TCTTCCTGCCCTGTATACGGGGATTGGAAAGTTCATCTACAAGCTGCAACATCACTGATCCCTATTCTCGTAGGGGGCTGGAACAGTATGATTAAACCTATCAAACATACTTCCACCCTTTGGACAGGTTTAACCCTTTCTGATTTCCATGACCTCCACACAGAAGGGTCCCTCTCTTACGAAGATGCCAGCGCCTTACGGTTTCTAACCAATGCACTAGCTGTAACTGGCATCCTCTCGTTCATTTCAACCGGCCCGACATCTGCACTATCCGACTACCGCTACCTGATGGATGCCACATGCGACATGGTCCAGTGTGACCAGTTCCTTGGTTGCGAGAACTGGGTGATGTCAGCTATTCTAGACGTAGGCCTACTGGACCggtggaaaagagaagaggaaggtaaCCGACGCCTGAGCTTCCGGGAACTAGCAAACCGGGCCAAGAGACTCGAGGACTGTCTGGAAAACGGCATCAGAGAGCTATCGGCCAAAACGTCCGGCTCTTCAGATGCAGTTAGCTCCATTACCCGCATTTATGCCAGTTCCACCCTGACCTACCTCCATTCGGTAGTTTCGGGTCTCAACCCGGACCTAAGCGAGATACAGGAGAGTGTTTCTCGGACCATTGAGCTCCTCAAAGAATTATCCAACTGGCATCTTCTCGCCTGTCTGACTTGGCCCCTGTGTGTGACTGGATGCATGGCAGCACCGGATCATGAAGCCTTTTTTCATAGTCTGGCTATTTCGGCGGAGATTAGTCCGCATTCGTTGAGGCATACTTGGATTGTTTTACGGATATTAAAGGATGTGGGCAAGGTTCGCGGCTCTTTGGGGGAACAGATATTGCCCACATGGGAACAGATTCTTTGTATTGATGGAGCTCCAATACTACTTACATAA